Proteins from a single region of Lysinibacillus sp. JNUCC-52:
- a CDS encoding spore coat protein — translation MEDYLDPINSIGMPELTDSGVALEFLLTTKTGIRNLSIALTETASPTLQKILKTQLDVMVDLYFEISELMLKKEWLKPYDLKGQKELDIKSAENAISIAQLDLFPKSMNRKGMFPTPPKK, via the coding sequence ATGGAAGACTATTTAGATCCTATAAATTCAATTGGAATGCCTGAACTAACTGATTCGGGGGTTGCTCTTGAGTTTTTACTAACAACCAAGACGGGTATTAGAAATCTTTCAATTGCTTTAACAGAAACAGCTTCCCCTACTCTTCAGAAAATCCTGAAAACTCAGCTGGATGTCATGGTTGATTTATACTTTGAAATTTCTGAACTGATGTTAAAAAAAGAGTGGTTAAAACCTTATGATCTAAAAGGCCAAAAAGAACTAGATATTAAATCTGCCGAAAATGCGATTAGTATTGCGCAGTTGGATTTATTCCCTAAAAGTATGAATCGAAAAGGAATGTTCCCTACCC
- a CDS encoding spore coat protein has translation MFEKKLALHETMEFHEVINFMTTSLLKSKLSQGVVFDDDLRALLVKNVKLSTPALTAMVKLYSKSELEY, from the coding sequence GTGTTTGAGAAAAAATTAGCACTTCATGAAACAATGGAATTTCATGAAGTCATTAACTTTATGACAACTAGTTTACTTAAATCAAAGCTAAGTCAAGGTGTAGTTTTTGATGATGATTTAAGAGCGTTATTGGTCAAAAATGTAAAATTATCTACCCCAGCACTCACTGCTATGGTTAAACTCTACTCTAAATCTGAATTAGAATATTAG